One window of Candidatus Effluviviaceae Genus I sp. genomic DNA carries:
- a CDS encoding undecaprenyl-diphosphate phosphatase, giving the protein MTVLEGILLGVLQGLTEFLPVSSSGHLALAQRLLGVTTPGVRFEVLVHLATAVAVVALFRRRVAAVLGALAAWPFRHVRGARRWSAAQAADARLGFHLALGTVPAAVVGYLFESRVEQAFDDVRLVSGLLIVTGFVLWSTRLVTGRGRSAETWRDALVVGVAQAAAVLPGLSRSGATVSAGLLGGLDRRRAAEFSFLLSVPIIVGAAAVNLSDAFRAGAAPPPAEVAGAVVAFVCALPAIAVFVKAISAGRVHRFSYYCWAVGAVGLLLTAMP; this is encoded by the coding sequence ATGACCGTTCTCGAGGGCATCCTGCTCGGAGTGCTCCAGGGCCTCACCGAGTTCCTTCCGGTGTCGAGCTCCGGGCATCTTGCCCTGGCGCAGCGGCTGCTCGGCGTCACGACCCCCGGCGTCAGGTTCGAGGTGCTTGTGCACCTCGCGACCGCGGTGGCCGTCGTGGCCCTCTTCCGGCGGCGCGTCGCCGCGGTCCTCGGGGCGCTGGCGGCGTGGCCGTTCCGGCACGTCCGGGGCGCGCGCCGCTGGTCCGCCGCCCAAGCCGCCGACGCGCGGCTGGGGTTCCATCTGGCGCTCGGTACCGTGCCCGCGGCTGTGGTAGGCTATCTGTTCGAGTCCCGCGTCGAGCAGGCCTTCGATGACGTCCGGCTCGTGTCCGGGCTCCTGATCGTCACGGGGTTCGTTCTGTGGAGCACGCGGCTCGTGACGGGCCGCGGGCGAAGCGCCGAGACCTGGCGCGACGCGCTCGTCGTCGGTGTCGCTCAGGCGGCCGCCGTGCTGCCGGGGCTCTCGCGCTCGGGCGCGACCGTCTCGGCGGGGCTGCTCGGGGGTCTCGACCGCAGGCGGGCGGCGGAGTTCTCCTTCCTGCTGTCCGTTCCCATCATCGTGGGCGCGGCGGCGGTGAACCTGAGCGACGCGTTCCGCGCCGGCGCGGCGCCGCCGCCCGCCGAGGTCGCCGGAGCGGTCGTGGCCTTCGTGTGCGCGCTGCCGGCGATCGCCGTCTTCGTGAAGGCGATCTCCGCGGGCCGTGTTCACCGGTTCTCGTACTACTGCTGGGCGGTCGGGGCGGTCGGCCTTCTGCTCACCGCGATGCCGTGA